The following DNA comes from Streptomyces globosus.
CCGGGCGGGCCGGCCGGGGGGCCGGTGGCCGACGGGGGGTTCGGCGAGCGCGGTCATCGGCCGGCCTCCTTGCGGGTGCGGCGGCGCGCGATCAGCGCGTTGGCGCCGACGAGCAGCACGATCAGCAGGAACATCACCCAGGCGACGGCGGCCGCCCGCCCCAGGTGGAAGAAGCCCCAGCCCTGCTCGTACATGTACAGGCCGAGGGTCTGGTACTGGTGGGAGATCCCGCCGGAGAGGGAGCCCTCGAACAGCAGCGGCTCCCCGAAGAGCTGCGTCGCCCCGATCGTGGAGACGACGGCCGTGAAGACGATGGTCGGCCGCAGCCCGGGAAGGGTGACGTGGAGGAACTGCCGCCAGCGGGAGGCGCCGTCCATCTCCGCGGCCTCGTACAGCTCGTGCGGGATGGACTGCATGCCCGCCAGGTAGATCAGGGCGTTGTAGCCCGTCCAGCGCCAGATGACGATGGTGGAGACGGCGGCCTGCGAGGCGAAGGTGCCGGTCTGCCAGTCCACCGGGTCGATGCCGGCGAGCCCGAGCACGTAGTTGACCAGCCCGAAGTCTCGGCCGTACAGCTGGGAGAAGACGAGCGTGGCGGCGGCCACCGACGTCGCGTACGGCAGCAGCATCGCCGTGCGGAAGAAGGTGCGCCCGCGCAGCCGGTGGTTCAGCAGGTGCGCGAGGCCGAGCGCCATCGCCAGCTGCGGGACGGTCGACAGGACGCCGATGGTGAAGGTGTTCCGCAGCGAGATCCAGAAGAACTCGTCGCCGAACAGCGCGGTGTAGTTGCCGAGGCCGCGCCACTGCATGTCGCCGGGTGTCTGGAGCTCCACCCGGTACAGGGACACGTACGCGGTGTAGAGCAGCGGGAAGAGCCCGAACGCGGCGAACAGGGTGAAGAAGGGGGCGATATAGGCGTACGGGGAGGCCTTGCGCCAGGCGCGCCGGGCGCCGGGGGCGCGGCCGGGCGGCGCCGGCGGGGGCGCCGTCCGGGCGGGTGCGGTCAGGGTCACGGTGCGGCCCTTCGGGGAAGTCGGGGCGGATGGAGCAAATGGAGTGGGTGGGGCGGCCCGGGGCGGGCGGCGCGGAGGCGGCGCGGGGGGCGGCGCCGGCCCGCGGCCCCGCCTCCGGGCGGCCGGTCGCGCGGGTCTCAGCCGATGGTGTTCCGGACGCCCTTCCTGGCGTTCCCCCACGCCTGCTCGGGCGCCGTGCCCTTGCGCTCGACCTCGCCGAGGGCATTGGTGATCTGCTGGGCGATGTTCTGGTCGTGGACGCCGAGCACCTGCACCGGGGCCGCCTTCGCCGCCTCGCCGAAGATCCGCCCGATCGGCGCGCCGGAGAAGTACGGGTCGGTCGCGTCGGCGATCTGCGCGATGGCGCCGGTGGCCGACGGGAAGTTGCCCTGCTTGCGGAAGAGCTTGGCCTGCTGCTCGGGTGCGGTGAGCCAGGCGATCAGCTCGTACGCCTCCTTCTTGTGCTTGGCGGCGCGCGGCACGGCGAGGTACGAGCCGCCCCAGTTGCCGGCCCCGCCGGGCAGCTTCGCGATGTCCCACTTGCCCTTGCCGGCCTCGCCGGCCTGGCCCTTGATGTAGCCGAGCATCCAGGCCGGGCAGGGGAGTGTGGCGAAGGAGCCGGCCGCGAACGCCTGGTTCCACTGCGGCGACCACTGGTCCAGCTTGGCGCTCAGCCCGCTCTGCGCCGCCGACACCGACGTGTCCCACGCCGTCTTCAGCGCCGGGTTCGTCTCCCAGACCAGCGTGCCGGAGGCGTCGTAATAGCGCTCCTTCTGCTGGCCGATCATGACGGAGTAGAGGCTGCCGACGCTGTCGATCCAGGCGCTCTTCGCGGGGGCCTTCGCCTGGTACTGCCGGCCCAGCTCCAGGTACCCCTCCCAGGTGGACCACCGCTGCGCGAGCTCCTCGCGGTCGGTGGGCAGCCCGGCCTGCGCCAGGAGGTCGGTGCGGTAGCACATGGCCTCCGGGCCGACGTCGGTGCCGAGGCCGACG
Coding sequences within:
- a CDS encoding extracellular solute-binding protein, producing the protein MSHARAAGRTAVRLGAAALAAVLLAACGGAPEGAAGGADGKVTVTVDLFGSFGYEEAGLYAEYEKLHPGVTVKQTDTEDEADYWKSLQTRLAGGGGLADVQAIEVGRIASAVQQQGDRFEDLRAYGAESLRSGFPEAKWAAATGKDGRIVGLGTDVGPEAMCYRTDLLAQAGLPTDREELAQRWSTWEGYLELGRQYQAKAPAKSAWIDSVGSLYSVMIGQQKERYYDASGTLVWETNPALKTAWDTSVSAAQSGLSAKLDQWSPQWNQAFAAGSFATLPCPAWMLGYIKGQAGEAGKGKWDIAKLPGGAGNWGGSYLAVPRAAKHKKEAYELIAWLTAPEQQAKLFRKQGNFPSATGAIAQIADATDPYFSGAPIGRIFGEAAKAAPVQVLGVHDQNIAQQITNALGEVERKGTAPEQAWGNARKGVRNTIG
- a CDS encoding carbohydrate ABC transporter permease — encoded protein: MTLTAPARTAPPPAPPGRAPGARRAWRKASPYAYIAPFFTLFAAFGLFPLLYTAYVSLYRVELQTPGDMQWRGLGNYTALFGDEFFWISLRNTFTIGVLSTVPQLAMALGLAHLLNHRLRGRTFFRTAMLLPYATSVAAATLVFSQLYGRDFGLVNYVLGLAGIDPVDWQTGTFASQAAVSTIVIWRWTGYNALIYLAGMQSIPHELYEAAEMDGASRWRQFLHVTLPGLRPTIVFTAVVSTIGATQLFGEPLLFEGSLSGGISHQYQTLGLYMYEQGWGFFHLGRAAAVAWVMFLLIVLLVGANALIARRRTRKEAGR